Proteins encoded in a region of the Larimichthys crocea isolate SSNF chromosome XVI, L_crocea_2.0, whole genome shotgun sequence genome:
- the fbxw10 gene encoding F-box/WD repeat-containing protein 10 isoform X2, which translates to MVVPGSLKSLSGVSRYRDFIGCLPVDLSKRILGLLDEHTLRRCQKVCRYWKHLAQETMEEMKFRRTFQDQIEAMMKKCSGVNIISPTYANIVEVPVPVNDDQKVDIHPSVQKIEPFEEAYAKLKTETVQMEERNVYCGAYFTTVLLDKEDPHRVMDYRGGSFMATGSKDRAVQLLYVGTKIDVLSVMKGHVGSIRAVLLCEDRDLVITASYDASIRCWCLKTDKCVMALYGHTGTVNCLDVHADRLVSGAKDCLIKVWSLHTGKHFEEFNFKHPSPVQCVKINVRTVYSSCDRGLVKVWDMESASLCRVIDAHRSSVKCLFLDKWHFLSGDSNGQVMAWSINCAAKRCLMTFNHPKEVKSLTLFYLRVVTGCMDGKIRIFNFLTGDCLREITAETETGRLLSLHFHDNSILVNTTSNVKRYQFAKVFWEYTESAEGVQDDVSEKSAASLRKLPRMAKVASPRETEDCKNKKPERAELLYCPRFLSMPAKCQAQARERCATQSVTLSEKATNERIKKRGLHHPLTRDSIVLRVNAIQKAQCADEVSINMEYNARLRDSWGPHTSQDNLKQCPQTQTHPQWHTHTGHLRRAKTCVPILKRPVSRNISNTIQGRAQPHSADTHRANKRASGSTTCPTERPRAPECMPVRSLPNPECHVKPSTSLPRISPVRPIREQEEFRLLTATQLEDCIRAQRNLVQSCEHKLPKKDKKQQKMSHVH; encoded by the exons ATGGTGGTGCCTGGATCTTTAAAGTCTCTGTCTGGAGTCAGCCGGTACCGAGACTTCATAGGCTGCCTTCCTGTTGATCTGTCAAAGAGGATATTAG GTCTGTTAGACGAGCACACTTTGAGGCGCTGCCAGAAGGTTTGTCGATACTGGAAGCACCTTGCGCAGGAAACCATGGAGGAAATGAAGTTCAGAAGAACTTTTCAGGATCAAATCGAGGCAATGATGAAG aaGTGCAGTGGTGTGAATATAATCAGTCCTACGTATGCCAACATTGTTGAAGTCCCTGTTCCTGTCAATGATGATCAGAAAGTGGACATTCATCCCAGTGTCCAAAAG ATCGAACCATTTGAAGAAGCTTACGCCAAACTCAAGACGGAGACGGTTCAAATGGAGGAGCGAAATGTTTACTGCGGTGCATATTTTACCACAGTCCTGCTGGACAA AGAAGACCCTCATCGGGTGATGGACTACAGAGGTGGATCTTTTATGGCCACAGGCTCCAAAGACCGTGCAGTGCAGCTGCTTTATGTGGGCACAAAAATAGATGTTTTGTCAGTGATGAAGGGTCATGTTGGCAGCATTCGGGCAGTGCTGCTCTGCGAGGACAGAGACCTAGTGATAACCGCGAGCTATGATGCAAGTATCAG GTGTTGGTGTTTGAAGACAGACAAGTGTGTGATGGCGCTGTATGGTCACACTGGCACTGTTAACTGCCTGGATGTCCACGCTGACAGACTTGTTTCAGGCGCTAAAGACTGTCTAATAAAAG TGTGGAGTCTACACACAGGGAAGCATTTCGAGGAGTTTAATTTCAAGCATCCCAGTCCTGTCCAATGTGTGAAGATCAACGTAAGAACAGTCTACAGCAGCTGCGATCGCGGCCTTGTTAAAGTATGGGACATGGAGAGTGCATCGCTGTGTCGG GTGATCGATGCCCACAGGAGCTCGGTGAAGTGCCTGTTCCTCGACAAATGGCACTTTTTATCCGGAGACTCCAATGGTCAGGTCATGGCCTGGAGCATCAACTGCGCTGCTAAACGGTGTCTTATGACCTTCAACCACCCAAA GGAGGTTAAATCTCTGACTCTCTTCTACCTGCGTGTTGTTACTGGCTGCATGGATGGAAAGATTCGCATATTTAATTTCCTCACCGGAGATTGTCTGAGAGAAATCACGGCAGAGACTGAAACAGGCCGATTACTGTCTCTgcatttccatgacaacag TATATTAGTGAACACGACGTCCAACGTGAAGCGCTACCAGTTTGCCAAAGTGTTCTGGGAATACACAGAGTCAGCAGAGGGAGTTCAAGATGACGTTTCTGAGAAATCTGCAGCTTCGCTCAGAAAGCTTCCCCGCATGGCAAAGGTGGCTTCACCCAGAGAGACGGAAGACTGTAAAAACAAGAAGCCGGAGAGAGCTGAGCTGCTTTACTGCCCAAGATTTCTGTCTATGCCCGCCAAATGTCAAGCACAAG CCAGAGAGCGCTGCGCTACACAGTCGGTGACTCTGAGTGAGAAAGCAACGAATGAACGGATTAAAAAGAGGGGTCTTCACCATCCTCTGACACGTGACTCCATCGTCCTCAGGGTCAACGCCATCCAGAAGGCGCAGTGCGCCGACGAAGTCAGCATCAACATGGAGTACAATGCCAGGCTGCGAGATTCCTGGGGTCCTCACACGTCTCAGGATAATCTAAAACAGTGTCCGCAGACTCAGACACATCCacagtggcacacacacactggtcatCTCAGGAGGGCCAAGACTTGTGTTCCAATTTTAAAGAGACCCGTCAGTCGAAATATATCAAACACAATCCAGGGCAGAGCGCAGCCTCACAGCGCTGACACACACAGGGCAAACAAGAGAGCGAGTGGATCCACTACATGTCCCACAGAGCGGCCACGGGCTCCGGAGTGCATGCCTGTGAGGTCGCTACCTAATCCAGAATGCCACGTGAAACCTAGTACCAGCTTGCCCAGGATCAGCCCTGTGcgtccaatcagagagcag